A window of the Aeromicrobium phoceense genome harbors these coding sequences:
- a CDS encoding acyclic terpene utilization AtuA family protein, with protein sequence MRTLRVGNCSGFYGDRLSAMREMLEGGELDYLTGDYLAELTMLILGRDRMKSADLGYAKTFLTQVTENLALAKERGVRIVANAGGLNPAGLAAAIREVAAEQGVEVSVAHVEGDDLVARAAELGFGDALTANAYLGAFGIAEALRAGADIVVTGRVTDASVVVGPAIAEFGWDREDHDRLAGAVVAGHVIECGAQATGGNFSGFRDIDTSRPLGFPIAEIAEDGGVVVTKHEGTGGAVTVDTVTAQLVYEIQDQRYLNPDVIVDLTSIDLAPDGDDRVRISGVRGTAPPATTKVCLNAFGGFRNSVEFVLTGLDIEDKAAWVRAQIESALAPSPPAEIVWDLARTDKADPASQPEAAAILRCHVKDADQNAVGRAFSGAAVQIALASYPGFTMTAPPGRGAPYGIYRAAHVPQADVPHVVVHADGSRTEVAPPATFCDGVRPVAPSTGETRHKSWAEGGEFREIPLGRLVHARSGDKGGNANVGVWIPAAHPRRDAAYAWLEELLTEERIRELLPEAADLEIDVHPLPNLAGVNVILHGLLGEGVASSTRFDPQAKALGEWLRARVVPIPEELLA encoded by the coding sequence GTGCGTACCCTTCGTGTCGGCAACTGCTCGGGCTTCTACGGCGACCGCCTCTCCGCGATGCGCGAGATGCTCGAAGGCGGCGAGCTCGACTACCTGACCGGCGACTACCTCGCCGAGCTGACGATGCTGATCCTTGGCCGCGACCGGATGAAGAGCGCCGACCTGGGCTACGCGAAGACCTTCCTCACGCAGGTCACCGAGAACCTCGCGCTGGCGAAGGAGCGCGGGGTGAGGATCGTCGCGAACGCAGGCGGTCTCAACCCCGCCGGTCTCGCCGCCGCGATCCGCGAGGTGGCCGCCGAGCAGGGCGTCGAGGTCTCCGTCGCGCACGTCGAGGGTGACGATCTCGTCGCCCGGGCGGCCGAGCTCGGCTTCGGCGACGCGCTCACCGCCAACGCCTACCTCGGAGCGTTCGGCATCGCCGAGGCGCTGCGGGCCGGTGCAGACATCGTGGTCACCGGCCGCGTCACCGACGCCTCCGTGGTGGTCGGCCCCGCGATTGCCGAGTTCGGCTGGGACCGCGAGGACCACGACCGGCTCGCCGGCGCCGTGGTCGCGGGACACGTGATCGAGTGCGGCGCCCAGGCCACCGGCGGCAACTTCAGCGGCTTCCGCGACATCGACACCTCGCGACCCCTCGGCTTCCCGATCGCCGAGATCGCCGAGGACGGCGGGGTCGTGGTCACCAAGCACGAGGGCACCGGCGGCGCGGTCACCGTGGACACCGTCACGGCCCAGCTGGTCTACGAGATCCAGGACCAGCGGTACCTGAACCCTGACGTCATCGTCGACCTGACCAGCATCGACCTCGCCCCCGACGGCGATGACCGGGTGCGGATCTCGGGCGTCCGCGGCACCGCGCCGCCGGCCACCACGAAGGTCTGCCTCAACGCGTTCGGTGGCTTCCGCAACAGCGTCGAGTTCGTGCTGACCGGCCTCGACATCGAGGACAAGGCCGCGTGGGTGCGGGCGCAGATCGAGTCCGCTCTCGCGCCGAGCCCGCCGGCCGAGATCGTGTGGGACCTCGCCCGCACCGACAAGGCCGACCCCGCCTCGCAGCCCGAGGCCGCGGCGATCCTGCGCTGCCACGTGAAGGACGCCGACCAGAACGCGGTGGGCCGCGCGTTCAGCGGCGCCGCCGTCCAGATCGCCCTCGCGTCGTACCCCGGCTTCACGATGACCGCCCCTCCCGGCCGCGGCGCCCCCTACGGCATCTACCGCGCCGCCCACGTGCCCCAGGCCGACGTGCCCCACGTCGTCGTCCACGCGGACGGATCCCGGACCGAGGTCGCTCCGCCCGCCACCTTTTGTGACGGCGTTCGGCCCGTGGCTCCCTCAACGGGCGAAACGCGTCACAAAAGTTGGGCCGAAGGAGGTGAGTTCCGCGAGATCCCCCTCGGACGCCTCGTCCACGCGCGCTCGGGCGACAAGGGCGGCAACGCGAACGTCGGCGTGTGGATCCCGGCGGCGCACCCGCGGCGCGACGCGGCCTACGCCTGGCTCGAGGAGCTCCTCACCGAGGAGCGGATCCGCGAGCTGCTCCCCGAGGCGGCCGACCTGGAGATCGACGTCCACCCGCTGCCGAACCTGGCGGGCGTGAACGTGATCCTGCACGGACTGCTCGGCGAGGGCGTCGCCTCGTCCACCCGCTTCGACCCGCAGGCCAAGGCGCTCGGTGAGTGGCTGCGCGCCCGCGTCGTGCCCATCCCCGAGGAGCTGCTCGCATGA
- a CDS encoding acyl-CoA dehydrogenase family protein, whose protein sequence is MNAWNTPERDALRTAVEDFTRAEIAPHLPQWEDDGELPRELHRRTAKAGFLAIGFPEEVGGDGGDMIDSVIATEAIMAAGGSTGLQASLFTHSIATPHIIDSGDTDLIDRYVRPTLAGEMIGSLGVTEPGGGSDVANIRTRAVRDGDHYVVNGAKTFITSGVRADFVTTAVRTGGEGHGGISLLVIEKGTPGFTVGRSLRKMGWHCSDTAELSFEDVRVPAENLVGDENAGFYYIAQQFVGERINLATQAYATAQRALDLAVAYAKERETFGKPLIARQVIRHKLVEMHSRTAAARALTRQVVERSLDTPKSDPTLILDAVVAKNEAVACVEFVVHEAVQIFGGMGYMRESEIDRHYRDARILGIGGGATEVMKDLAAKLLGY, encoded by the coding sequence ATGAACGCCTGGAACACCCCCGAGCGCGACGCGCTCCGCACCGCCGTCGAGGACTTCACCCGCGCCGAGATCGCGCCGCACCTGCCGCAGTGGGAGGACGACGGCGAGCTCCCGCGCGAGCTGCACCGCCGCACCGCGAAGGCGGGGTTCCTGGCGATCGGCTTCCCGGAGGAGGTCGGCGGCGACGGCGGCGACATGATCGACTCGGTCATCGCCACCGAGGCGATCATGGCCGCCGGCGGCTCGACCGGCCTGCAGGCCAGCCTGTTCACCCACTCGATCGCGACGCCGCACATCATCGACTCGGGCGATACCGACCTCATCGACCGGTACGTCCGGCCCACGCTGGCCGGCGAGATGATCGGCTCGCTCGGCGTCACCGAGCCCGGCGGCGGGTCGGACGTGGCTAACATCCGCACCCGCGCCGTGCGCGACGGCGACCACTACGTCGTCAACGGCGCGAAGACGTTCATCACCAGCGGCGTCCGCGCCGACTTCGTGACCACCGCCGTCCGCACGGGCGGCGAGGGCCACGGCGGCATCAGCCTGCTCGTCATCGAGAAGGGCACGCCGGGCTTCACGGTGGGCCGCAGCCTGCGCAAGATGGGCTGGCACTGCTCCGACACTGCCGAGCTCTCCTTCGAGGACGTGCGCGTGCCGGCGGAGAACCTCGTCGGCGACGAGAACGCCGGCTTCTACTACATCGCGCAACAGTTCGTCGGCGAGCGCATCAACCTCGCCACCCAGGCCTACGCCACGGCGCAGCGCGCCCTCGACCTCGCCGTCGCCTACGCGAAGGAGCGCGAGACGTTCGGGAAGCCGCTCATCGCGCGCCAGGTGATCCGCCACAAGCTCGTGGAGATGCACTCGCGCACGGCCGCCGCACGGGCGCTCACCCGCCAGGTCGTCGAGCGCTCGCTCGACACCCCGAAGTCCGATCCCACGCTGATCCTCGACGCGGTCGTCGCGAAGAACGAGGCCGTCGCGTGCGTGGAGTTCGTCGTCCACGAGGCCGTGCAGATCTTCGGCGGCATGGGCTACATGCGCGAGTCCGAGATCGACCGCCACTACCGCGACGCCCGCATCCTCGGCATCGGCGGCGGCGCCACGGAGGTCATGAAGGACCTCGCCGCGAAGCTGCTGGGGTACTGA
- a CDS encoding winged helix DNA-binding domain-containing protein has product MSPAQVRGERMARQRLIGEPFPDLISCVSTLGAVQFQEFEDSLWSLARRTQDRPAREAIAAEIAEGDLVRHHVLRPTWHVVRTQDLDWMLDLTADRIRAQSRPQLRTTGLLEDRDRLVAMVGEIVEAAEAPLTRKEIGEALALRGVELKGQALGHVTVSAELDKVVTTGPRRGHWDTFVPYASRIPTVELDREEALVRLATMYLAGHAPATAHDFAWWAGITVSDAKRAYEVAEVEPVAPASSDGTALILSLFDELVIAYADRSHYEVPIAERGTIDVWGGNLVLLDGVVAATWRSLKAKRKDGPGLFEITPVRPLEPSDRDRIHADAAAFIDHLDTPVDLQWKDSA; this is encoded by the coding sequence ATGAGCCCAGCACAGGTCCGCGGCGAGCGGATGGCACGCCAGCGGCTGATCGGTGAGCCGTTCCCCGACCTGATCTCGTGCGTCAGCACGCTGGGTGCGGTGCAGTTCCAGGAGTTCGAGGACTCGCTGTGGTCGCTCGCGCGCCGCACGCAGGACCGCCCCGCGCGGGAGGCCATCGCGGCCGAGATCGCGGAGGGCGACCTCGTGCGCCACCACGTGCTGCGTCCGACCTGGCACGTGGTCCGCACGCAGGACCTCGACTGGATGCTCGACCTCACTGCCGACCGCATCCGGGCGCAGTCGCGCCCGCAGCTGCGCACGACCGGACTGCTCGAGGACCGCGACCGCCTCGTCGCGATGGTCGGCGAGATCGTCGAGGCGGCGGAGGCGCCGCTGACCCGCAAGGAGATCGGCGAGGCGCTCGCCCTGCGCGGGGTCGAGCTCAAGGGTCAGGCCCTCGGGCACGTCACCGTCAGCGCCGAGCTCGACAAGGTGGTCACCACCGGCCCGCGTCGAGGTCACTGGGACACCTTCGTCCCGTACGCGTCCCGCATCCCCACGGTCGAGCTCGACCGCGAGGAGGCGCTCGTGCGGCTGGCCACGATGTACCTCGCCGGCCACGCCCCCGCCACGGCGCACGACTTCGCGTGGTGGGCCGGGATCACCGTCTCCGACGCGAAGCGCGCCTACGAGGTGGCGGAGGTCGAGCCCGTCGCGCCGGCCTCCTCCGACGGCACGGCGCTCATCCTGAGCCTGTTCGACGAGCTCGTCATCGCCTACGCCGACCGCTCGCACTACGAGGTGCCCATCGCGGAGCGCGGCACGATCGACGTCTGGGGCGGCAACCTCGTCCTGCTCGACGGCGTCGTCGCGGCCACCTGGCGCAGCCTCAAGGCGAAGCGCAAGGACGGCCCGGGCCTCTTCGAGATCACCCCCGTGCGACCTCTCGAACCCTCCGACCGCGACCGCATCCACGCCGATGCCGCCGCCTTCATCGACCACCTCGACACCCCTGTCGACCTGCAGTGGAAGGACAGCGCATGA